A region of the Pseudorasbora parva isolate DD20220531a chromosome 18, ASM2467924v1, whole genome shotgun sequence genome:
GACATCTGTAAAGCTGTGGGTTGGGCGACAAACACGTTCGCTAGGTTCGCTATAGCCTACATGTGGAGTCGGTCTCCTCCTGTGTTCTCACCTCAAACGGGTAGAAGCACTGAGAGGCCCGGCTTCTGTTGGCTTGCTGCGTCTTGGCGCTTACATTCTTCAGAGATGAAACTCTGTGACTCCACCGACTTCGGTGCCGGGCGTGGTGTAGCGTCCAGCATCAGGCCTCTTGCCGCTGAATCCTTGAGGACCAGTATTTGACCTGTGCCATGTGAGCGACCCTGCGGGGATCCCACATATTAGGAATGGAGCCCCCTCACGGCAGGCTACGGCTCAGCGCTGTCTTCATATAACTCCTTTCGGTATGATGTGGTTCCACAGCGCCCCCCCCCATtagggcacgctttcccagtgttatccaatagtcactgaGCGGGTCATGCAGAACAGCAGTGATGGACTCTGTGTCGTCTCATCAACCGGTTAAGAGAGTTTAGGAGGCTCACACAGGGCACTGGAATGGGGCACAGGCCATGGCGCTTTGGTAGGGATTCCTATTCGttggtactccgacgtggcatCAAGAGTGACCGACTAAATGCGAACGTCTCTGTTACGTATGTcaccctcattccctgaaggagggaatggagacgccACGTCCCGTTGCAATGTCCTCTGTACCCTGCTGGGGTGCCAATTCACctacttggctcctcagcaaaaGACTCATTTATACCTCATTAATACTTATACATTTATTCTGCATCATGGTGTGTGTGTACACGCGCGTATGCGCTGCATGTGTCgttcatgtgtttacatgcactacattcatgtgtttgcgtgtgttcaaatgtgtttgcatgcatgtcgttcatgtgttcatgtgtttgcatgcatggcattcatgtgtttgcctgtgttcatgtgtttacatgtgtgtgatgtgtacatgtgtgtgttggcatgtgtgtaagtaattattttgtattattacttCATTGTTATTTGGTTGTATTTATAACTTtaagtgtttatttatttatttacaattttgcTTTaactaatgtattattttataatggaaaaaacatttataaatatattgtgAGTTTGTAATacaagcttttttttattttttttccagtgtGGCTTGTACAAAAGCAAACGGGCCCTCCACAACACCACCTCAGAGGGGCCGTGGGGTAAAGAAAAAGGCTCCTGATTGAAAACTCTGCAACCCAGTGTCAAAAAAGACTTGTATATTATAGTTTATTCTTCAAATTTAAAGTGTCAGATTCTTTCGTTCAGTGGGTTTCTGATTTTTTCTCAATAAAAAGCAGTAAAATGTATTCCCGTTTTTGCagtttttgcctatttaaaatctattttcaaacttaccacatacagtgAGGGTCAATAACGGTAATTTATTGAAAGCCAGTTGTcttctgaaaaaaataacaccTTGCACTTGAGGATAGCACATTCTACTATAATTCTACagtcaaaaaaactaaatatgtcAAAACGCCCCTTTTTAGCTTCAGGTTCTAAAGggttaaagggacagcagcctatGTACCTGCCTTTCTTGTGTCTGTATTGTTACTCAAACAACAAGACAAAATCACTCGCTGCTCTTTTGTatctttataaatacatttatatttaattaatacagtgaagactatgcATTGGTTTGTTTTCACATTTGATTCCATTTCTGTAATACTACATGTTAAATTAACATACtgtaactgatttttttttttctttaacagaaaacaaacaaaaaaatacatcagTGATGCACTGACAAAAATCTGGCAGATGTACTAAtgaataattcttcattaacactcaggtcactaatattaactactaaggaatgcgtgttaactaatcaatatgtaatagcattttttaattgtgttaagtaTCAATAAGTTAATCAATAACTATTCAATTCAGTCATGCCTCCTTAAGAactactattaagtaactactaattcagcttcacgaggaataactattaagtaactactaattaacagtgatgcacagtatcagatagaggccctttcttcttctttagtactaatgttgttagataaatgtactactgttatgtgtactatatgtaaatattcatttacattcactcgcaaatgtgccgattaatgtttctgtctgtgtgtgtccccacgctataatgttgcagttcttgcagcattaaatcagagaaaacaattctagtgaaagagtacacagattcatgagtgcacatgcagagtgcacaaaatgtgagcgcacacgcaatttctgtgagtccagttttgtgcgagagaatggattgagattccgcttgtaagcagagattcgttgcttgtaaacttgatgtgctctcgcggtacaatattaatactaaattaatgaggatgttgatgtttttttttttttttttatgtaagtattgTCTGCAACCAGAAGTTCAGGACGGAACCCAAAGCGCCATCCCCAAGTGCCTTGCCAACATGGCTCAggcattttatgtttatgtgataccaaatgatttctgtatttAAGGCAATGGCTGAGGGGGAAATGAGAATACAGGGACCCTATGAGTCATTAAAAAAGAAtgaccaaatagttctcaatgagttacttagaacctggaacagtattctaaagtgaaaacaaacccattcataataatgaagaattaccaaatagttctcaagtagttacttagaacctggaacagtattctaaagtgaaaacaaacccattcataattaatgaagaattaccaaatagttctcaagtagttacttagaacctggaacagtattctaaattGAAAACATAaggaacccattcataattaatgaaaaattaccaaatagttctcaaggagttacttagaacctggaacagtattctaaagtgaaaacaaacccattcataattaatgaagaattaccaaatagttctcaaggagttacttagaacctggaacagtattctaaagtgaaaacaaacccattcataattattgaagaattaccaaatagttctcaaggagttacttagaacctggaacagtattctaaagtgaaaacataagGAACCCATTTATAATTAATGAaaaattaccaaatagttctcaagtaattacttagaacctggaacagtattctaaagtgaaaacataatGAACCGattcataattaatgaaaaattaccaaatagttaatagttaaataattaagcctaactaccattaatacagtactaataaaggtAATTTGACCCTCTAATTATGGTAgtaatttatataaattttCACTTTCAAGTTAATAAGCAGCTTCTACAgacacaaaacatattttttgtctatttggATAAATAGTGAAAGGTACAACATGAACGTATTGGCAACATTTAAACAAAGGTGTTTTTAcctcaaaatacataaaatatattttatatcatatacaCATTTACAATTTTCCTTTTACCATTTTATAGATACATGTTACTTCCCTAAACACAAACATAGCAATTTAACAGAGACTAAAAATGACAATACAACTTAATGGGTTAATGGGCAATCTAGcattacaattatattttgagCCCCTAATCTCACTCAAACCTCTAAACATacacataatgatttttttaaagtgaaaataTATGAAGAAAAACATAACTAACAAAAGTGTAATCACAATCATTTCTTTATTGTGAAAATGGCAAAAGCGGTACCAATAGTAGTCCGAGTGACGATGTGTTGCAGTCGAAGTCATCTCTGGTGATATAGCTTTGTATGAGGTAACGTTACAGAAAAtttaagttatttaatttaaacataatCCCACTATTTGAAGGCGTGCGCGTTTCTCATTCACCAcagactaaaaactaaaacacgGCTGGTCAcaatctgtgacgaagcaggcgagagccaatgagcgtttGATATCACTGCCGTAAAACGCAATGTTTGAATTCCGAACCAGCGCAGGTTTTGTTTACGGTCGCTGttgaagagaaagatggagcgcgggatttgtttacggtcgctgttgaagagaaagatggagaACGCTGGATAAAGAAGTTCCTCGTATGGATTCTaaagatgtggattacaccgaaCAAATTAAATTAGTGTCTTTTGTGAATTTATGTTGCGTTTTGGTGTACTTTCATTGTGTCATTGTGGCCCATGGCAAGCAACATAAGTATTACTTGATAAATAATGGTTAAATGATTACAGAAAtctttttcattttagggttttAGGGTGTAGTTTGTTTAATGTAAATCCTTTGAACTGAGTGTGCAGCAGAATGTTTATTGCTTTTAATGTTTTACGTATTAGATTCACGTAGAACCACACCTAAAAATACACATAACTGCTAAACAATAAGAGCTTATCTTTAGAATAGAGGgtcaaatttcctttattagtACTTGTTATGTTACGGGCTCTGTGTAAATTTTCTTGTTTGTAGCCTCTAGGTGGCCTTGTGTGGGGTAATTCCCTATTAACGGAATTCCGTGACCTCATCCGGGATTCCGGATATAAGCCGTCGGTCGGGACAATGGCGGGCGTCTCATCCTCTCTCCATCTACGTCCCATCGTCTCTCGACGCCGCTCCCGTTTCACCTTGAGAGCTTCGCCTTTCTGTTATATTCTAGTTTAGTTGTGTTTATGTTGGTCTTTGGAATAGTTTTGTATTAATTGTTATTTGTTACTTTTCTTATTTTGGTAACTGGTAGtggtttttttgtttaatagtTCACGTTTTGTTATTTAGTTAGAATAGCGAGGGAAGCAGATGCCCGGAAGACTCACCTGTTCTTTTATCGCGAGCCAGGTAAGAACTGCTGGTAAGACCAGGTGTAGGCAGGGGTCTGTTTCCTTAGCTGCGCTACCAGCttactattgtttatttatttctgtttgtTGAGCCATGTTTTGTTGATACAGGTTGTATTCACTTATTTTTGTTGATCAGTAAATGTAGGCGCTTGGGCGTCTTAAACCGTGATCTCGTGTCTGTGGGTTATTTATATGTTCGGTCCATTTCCTTTAATTGTTTGCTAACAATAACGAGCTATTTCTTGATGATGGGCCGTAACATATTTGGGGGCTCGTCCAGGATTTGAACGATCTGAAAAGATCTAAAAGATCCTGATAGTGCTTTGTTTTCGCGCAGCTTCGTTTGATCGTTGATCTGCCTGCGCGCTTTGAATTCGTTACTTAGTAACTTCATCACAGATACTTGATTTGTTTTGGCTCGTGTGgtactctttattttatttttttctctaatCCTATTAGACGTTAATCGATATCATGTTTGATTTAACGAAATTTATTGCGGATCCGACGCGAAGTGAGTTGGTTCAGATCAATAGAGTAGACCTTATGAAAATTGCTGCTCATTATGGGGTCAGTTTTCGTAGTACTATGTCTAAACGTGAACTGCAACTCTTGCTTGCTGATTCGTTATATAATCAGGGCGTCTTTGGTGAAGAGGAAAAATTGACAGAGAATCCTGAATTGGCTGAGGTTAGTTCAGGAGATCTTGCATTGCAGATTAAAAAACTTGAACTGCAAGCTGAAGAGCACGACAGAGTTTTGTTAAAAGAGAGAGAAGAATGGgaacgtgagagagagagacaaagagagcgTGAGAGACATGAATTAGAGCTGAAAAAGCTTGAAATGGAACAGGCTTGTCGACTTAAAGAACTTGAGTTAAAAGCTCGTGAGAGGGGAGTAACAGATGTTCCCGTTTTTGACGTGAGTCGTAACATTCGCATTGTTCCTCCTTTCCGAGAACAAGAGGTAGACAAGTTTTTTGCTCTTTTTGAACGTGTTGCCACGAACATGAAATGGCCGCAAACATTTTGGCCCATGTTACTCCAGTGTGTTTTTGTGGGTAAAGCTCAGGAAGCTTATTCTTCTTTGTCAGTCGAAGAGTCTCTGGAATACGAACACGTAAAGGCAGCTGTTCTTAGGGTCTATGAATTAGTCCCTGAGGCATATCGCCAGAAGTTTCGCAATCATCGAAAAACTGACGAGACTTACGTTGAATTCGTTCGTGAGAAGGAATCATTGTTTGATCGTTGGTGTTCATCGATGAAAGTGAAAACTTTTGAAGAGCTCCGCGAACTGATTCTTTTAGAAGAATTTAAGAACTGCCTACCAGAACGCGTTGCCACGTACATCAATGAGCAGAAAGTTCTAAAAAGTTACGCTGCTGCTGCATTAGCGGATGAGTATGTGCTTACACATAAGAATGTGTTTAGTTTAGCACTGAAATCTCCATCTGTTAGCAACAGTTTTAGATCGTTTAAACGTAACTTTGATCGCGCTCCGCCTGCTGAAACAGTGGCGGAGAAGTCTTCGTCCTCACCTGTCTGTTTTTATTGCAGGAAACGTGGGCATATTATTTCTGAGTGCGCTGTGctcaaaaagaaaaatgtcCCTAAACCTGTAGGTTTATTGATGACGTCCTCGCCTCAGTTAGAAGGACTGGAGTTGTCGGCTTCTCAAGCTGACATGTGTAAAGATCAGGGGTATGTGCCGTTCTTAATGGACGGATTTGTGTCTTTGGCAGGTGACGTTAGCTCGCGTAAATCTGTCAGGATGCTTCGTGATACCGGTGCTGCACAGAGTTTTATTCTAGAAGGAATATTGCCCTTATCTAGTGAAAGCTCTATCGGCTCCAGTGTCTTGGTGCAGGGTTTTGAAATGGGCTTTGTGAACGTGCCTTTGCACGAAATTGAAATCGAGTCTTCCCTTGTTGTTGGCCGTGTTATTGTTGGTGTACGACCATGTCTTCCCGTTCGAGATGTCACGTTTATTTTAGGGAATGACTTAGCGGGAGGAAAAGTTTTTGCCAGCCCGGAGGTAACAGATGTTCCTCTTCCTTGCTGTTCTCCTGATGAGTTGGCTCAGAAATACCCTGAGGTATTTCCATCGTGTGCTGTTACTCGCGCTATGACACAGAGACTTACAGATAAAACACTTGGCAAGTCAGAAGGTGAGTGggattttgatttgaacgatacGTTCCTCTCTAATTCTGATTTTCGTGACGTTGAGTGTTCACACTCTACTGACGGTTTAGGCATCGCCGTTTCTAAAGGAGATGAACATTTAATTGGGCTTGGTGAATTGTCTCTGTCACGCGAGCAGCTCATTGTTGAGCAGAGGAATGATAATAAACTGTCATCCCTCTTCGATTTTGTTGTTCCAGATGAGCAACTCGAGCATGTATCTCAAGGATACTTTGTAGAAGACGGTGTGCTTATGAGGAAATGGAGACCGTTAACTGCCTCTGCTGATGATGAGTGGCAAATCGTCAAGCAGGTGGTAGTTCCTTCCTCATATCGCTTAGAAATTTTGCGACTAGCGCACGATATTCCTTTTGCCGGTCATTTAGGAGTTAATAAAACCTACGATCGTGTACTCCGAAATTTTTTCTGGCCGGGCTTGAAAAATGATGTGGCAAATTATTGCCGAAGTTGTCACGTGTGTCAAAAGATTGGCAAACCAAACCAGAAAATTCCATCTGCCCCATTACATCCAATTCCAGCTGTTGGTGAACCGTTTGAGCGGGTGATGGTGGATTGTGTCGGTCCTTTGCCTCGTACAAAGTCGGGTAATCAGTATTTGCTCACCATCATGTGTACTTCAACCCGTTTTCCAGAGGCAATTCCTCTGCGGAAAATTACAGCACCCGTAATTGTGAAGTCTCTTATTAAGTTTTTCTCATTATTTGGTCTTCCACGTACTATTCAGTCAGATCAGGGTACGAATTTTATGTCACGCGTTTTTAAACAAGCTCTGGATCAGTTGCATATTAAACACTGCACATCAAGTTGTTACCACCCAGAAAGCCAGGGAGCTCTCGAAAGATTCCACCAGACTTTGAAATCGATGCTGCGTGCATTCTGTCTGGAATTTCAAAAAGACTGGGATGAGGGAGTACCTATGGTTATGTTTGCAGTGAGGGAGGTTGTGCAGGAGTCATTGGGTTTTAGTCCGGCTGAGCTGGTGTTCGGGCATATTGTCCGTGGCCCGTTGAAACTGATCAAAGATCATTGGACTAGTGACGTGAGTCCAATTAACATTCTTGATTATGTCTCTGAGTTTCGTTTTAAATTGCACCGTGCATGTGAGTTGGCCAAACAGAATTTGAAGACTTCACAACGACAAATGAAAGAACGTTTTGATCGTGGTGCTAAGTGTCGTAGTTTTGTCCCTGGTGACAAGGTGCTAGTGTTGATGCCAACCCCTGGGTCTGCCCTACAAGCTCGCTACTATGGTCCTTACCATGTGAAAGAGAAGGTGAGTGAGCTTGACTATGTGATTGCAACATCTGATCGAAGGAAGAAGTCTCGTTTGTGTCAcattaacatgttaaagccgtaCATAGAGAGACCTCCAGATTCGTCTGGAAAGTCGGCTGTGTTAATTGTTGCATCCACAGATTCTTCAGTGACCCAAGGGCATGCGCTGTCCAGTGCTGAACCTTTGACCCGTCCATTGTGTTCTGTTGCTGATGTTCCATCTACTCTAGAAGATGACATTGAGTTTCCTTCTACAGAACTGGTGGCGGGAAGGTTGAATAATTCTAAGATAATTCAGCACCTTGACTCGTATCTCTCACATTTAATTGCTGTTGAACGAGATGACATGACTAAAATCATTCGGACGTACGGTAATTTATTTTCTGATGTTCCTTCTCGTACTACTTTGATCGAACATGATATTGATGTTGGTAATTCGTTACCAATTAAACAACATGCGTATCGTGTAAGTCCTGAGAAGAGAACCCAGTTGCAGAAAGAGGTGGCCTTCATGCTTGAAAATAACATCGCAGAGCCAAGCTTTAGTCCCTGGAGCTCACCCTGTTTGCTGGTAAAAAAATCCGACGGTACGTTTCGTTTTTGTACTGATTTTAGACGCGTTAATTCGGTAACGAAACCAGACAGTTATCCATTACCTCGTATGGAGGACTGTGTGGATCGTGTTGGAAATGCTGCTTTTGTAACGAAGATCGATCTGCTCAAGGGTTACTGGCAGGTGCCTTTGTCAGAGCGCGCAAAAGAAATAAGTGCATTCGTAACACCAGATTATTTTCTGCATTACACCGTAATGGCTTTTGGATTGCGAAATGCCCCGGCAACCTTTCAGAGGTTAGTCAATCGTGTCATCGAAGGCATGCGCAATGTAGAAGCGTATTTGGATGATCTGGTTATTTACAGCGCGTCTTGGTCTGAACATCTAGAACAAATTGAGAACTTGTTCAGTCGTCTATCTCGTGCTAACCTTACGGTTAACTTGGCGAAATGTGAATTCGGCCGAGCAACCGTAACCTATTTAGGTAAGATTGTTGGTGGGGGACAAGTTCGACCGGTCGAATCTAAGGTTGAAGCCATTACTAATTTTCCTGTGCCCAAAACGCGCCGCGACCTTCGTCGTTTCTTAGGCATGGTTGGGTACTACAGAAATTTTTGCAAGAATTTTTCTGCGGTTGCTTCGCCTTTGACTGATTTACTCAGCCCTAAAGTACCATTTCAATGGTCTAACGAGTGTCAGATGAGTTTTGAAAGAGTCAAAGCTCTTCTGATTAATTCCCCTGTTTTGTCTGCTCCTGATTTTTCCACTCCGTTTTGTCTTGCTGTTGATGCAAGTGACACAGGTGCTGGAGCTGTATTGCTTCAACGAGATCAAGATGGTGTTGAACATCCTGTTTGCTATTTCTCGCGCAAATTTAATAAACATCAGCGATGTTACTCCACTATTGAAAAGGAAGCGCTCGCCCTGATCCTTGCCATTCAACATTTCGATGTTTATATTGGTTCCGTTTCACATCCCTTAATTGTCTACACAGATCACAACCCTCTCGTTTTTTTGAGTCGAATGAAAAATAACAACCAACGGTTGATGCGTTGGAGTTTGTTTTTACAGACTTTTGAAGTGGACATTCGGCACATTCGTGGTAAGGATAACATCATTGCTGACGCTTTATCACGTGTTTGAATAAATTGTAGTTGTATGAGGTAAGATCGTTTATTTCATATACTTTTTTAATTCCTACAATTTATTCACTTAAGGGGGAGGGTGTTATGTTACGGGCTCTGTGTAAATTTTCTTGTTTGTAGCCTCTAGGTGGCCTTGTGTGGGGTAATTCCCTATTAACGGAATTCCGTGACCTCATCCGGGATTCCGGATATAAGCCGTCGGTCGGGACAATGGCGGGCGTCTCATCCTCTCTCCATCTACGTCCCATCGTCTCTCGACGCCGCTCCCGTTTCACCTTGAGAGCTTCGCCTTTCTGTTATATTCTAGTTTAGTTGTGTTTATGTTGGTCTTTGGAATAGTTTTGTATTAATTGTTATTTGTTACTTTTCTTATTTTGGTAACTGGTAGtggtttttttgtttaatagtTCACGTTTTGTTATTTAGTTAGAATAGCGAGGGAAGCAGATGCCCGGAAGACTCACCTGTTCTTTTATCGCGAGCCAGGTAAGAACTGCTGGTAAGACCAGGTGTAGGCAGGGGTCTGTTTCCTTAGCTGCGCTACCAGCttactattgtttatttatttctgtttgtTGAGCCATGTTTTGTTGATACAGGTTGTATTCACTTATTTTTGTTGATCAGTAAATGTAGGCGCTTGGGCGTCTTAAACCGTGATCTCGTGTCTGTGGGTTATTTATATGTTCGGTCCATTTCCTTTAATTGTTTGCTAACAATAACGAGCTATTTCTTGATGATGGGCCGTAAcagtactgtattaatggtagttaggcttaattagtggcttattctggttagtaaacttaaatatcattcaataagtgtcataattaatgaggatgaaactttcactttagaatagagggtcaaatttcctttattagtactgtattaatagtagttaggcttaattatttaactatttggtaagtcttcattaattatgaatgggttccttatgttttcactttagaatactgttccaggttctaagtaactccatgagaactatttggtaattcttcaataattatgaatgggtttgttttcactttagaatactgttccaggttctaagtaactacttgagaactatttggtaattcttcattaattatgaatgggtttgttttcactttagaatactgttccaggttctaagtaacttcttgagaactatttggtaattcttcattagTTATGAATGGGTTCCATATGTGTTGGgtgctgcccctttaaggaTGTTGTTTCGGTCGGCTCATGTGATCGCCGAGGAAGAGgcgcaggaaaaaaaaaaactgaactgagTGAGAGCTGAGCTAGAAAGTCATGTTGATCTCAAAATGCAGATTTGAACTCTTAATCCCAGATAAAACTAATCTGACTATATATTCCCAGCGTGGTGAGtaatgttttgttgtttaagTATGTGATGGTTTGTTTATCACTCTGTAGATCGCTATTAGCGATTAGCGCCTAAAGTTATACTTTTGCTTTATTGGTGTAAACATTTACTGTTATGTTGCTTGTTACATATGTTGCATTTAGTTGATTAACAAAATGTAATGCATAGTACGCAAAGCTGATGTTACAACAGAAACATATTTGGTGAAGTGAACATTACCAGATGATAATTGTGAATTATTTTGTGTTGCAGtttgaccacacacacacccacatgtAAATACTCAACTACAAGTAAACTACAATAATAACGACCAAATGTGTACAGTGTGAGTTCTACACAAGAGGAATAAAAGTCAAAAAACAACATCCAGATtaatgttatcatttcatcGATAACATTAAAGTCAAACACGAGGAATTAAGAAGATTGATGACAACATGGACAAAGATTCAGAAACAAGATTTACTCCTGATGAACAACCAAAGTGTATCAAGCGTCAACGTGGATGTGCAAAGGCTGCAGTGACACGTTTGATGACACAGATCACAACTGCTATGGACTGTAACCAGCCCAAAGAGGTGGAGATGAAACTCGCTGCTTTGGATGAGGCTGTTATGCGGTTTCATGAGATTCATGGTATGTACCATAAAACATTAGAAGATGATGATGACCTTGATGCTTCTAAGGGCTATTTAACGTCAGTCCTGCGTGATGTTCAAGACTTGCAGCCCACAGTCTTGAGCTGGCTAGAGGATTTTAAATCATCAATGGAGGATCCAAACATAGAATCTGCAGATGCTCATTTCCAAGATG
Encoded here:
- the LOC137046318 gene encoding uncharacterized protein isoform X2 is translated as MFDLTKFIADPTRSELVQINRVDLMKIAAHYGVSFRSTMSKRELQLLLADSLYNQGVFGEEEKLTENPELAEVSSGDLALQIKKLELQAEEHDRVLLKEREEWERERERQRERERHELELKKLEMEQACRLKELELKARERGVTDVPVFDVSRNIRIVPPFREQEVDKFFALFERVATNMKWPQTFWPMLLQCVFVGKAQEAYSSLSVEESLEYEHVKAAVLRVYELVPEAYRQKFRNHRKTDETYVEFVREKESLFDRWCSSMKVKTFEELRELILLEEFKNCLPERVATYINEQKVLKSYAAAALADEYVLTHKNVFSLALKSPSVSNSFRSFKRNFDRAPPAETVAEKSSSSPVCFYCRKRGHIISECAVLKKKNVPKPVGLLMTSSPQLEGLELSASQADMCKDQGYVPFLMDGFVSLAGDVSSRKSVRMLRDTGAAQSFILEGILPLSSESSIGSSVLVQGFEMGFVNVPLHEIEIESSLVVGRVIVGVRPCLPVRDVTFILGNDLAGGKVFASPEVTDVPLPCCSPDELAQKYPEVFPSCAVTRAMTQRLTDKTLGKSEDF
- the LOC137046318 gene encoding uncharacterized protein isoform X1, which encodes MFDLTKFIADPTRSELVQINRVDLMKIAAHYGVSFRSTMSKRELQLLLADSLYNQGVFGEEEKLTENPELAEVSSGDLALQIKKLELQAEEHDRVLLKEREEWERERERQRERERHELELKKLEMEQACRLKELELKARERGVTDVPVFDVSRNIRIVPPFREQEVDKFFALFERVATNMKWPQTFWPMLLQCVFVGKAQEAYSSLSVEESLEYEHVKAAVLRVYELVPEAYRQKFRNHRKTDETYVEFVREKESLFDRWCSSMKVKTFEELRELILLEEFKNCLPERVATYINEQKVLKSYAAAALADEYVLTHKNVFSLALKSPSVSNSFRSFKRNFDRAPPAETVAEKSSSSPVCFYCRKRGHIISECAVLKKKNVPKPVGLLMTSSPQLEGLELSASQADMCKDQGYVPFLMDGFVSLAGDVSSRKSVRMLRDTGAAQSFILEGILPLSSESSIGSSVLVQGFEMGFVNVPLHEIEIESSLVVGRVIVGVRPCLPVRDVTFILGNDLAGGKVFASPEVTDVPLPCCSPDELAQKYPEVFPSCAVTRAMTQRLTDKTLGKSEGEWDFDLNDTFLSNSDFRDVECSHSTDGLGIAVSKGDEHLIGLGELSLSREQLIVEQRNDNKLSSLFDFVVPDEQLEHVSQGYFVEDGVLMRKWRPLTASADDEWQIVKQVVVPSSYRLEILRLAHDIPFAGHLGVNKTYDRVLRNFFWPGLKNDVANYCRSCHVCQKIGKPNQKIPSAPLHPIPAVGEPFERVMVDCVGPLPRTKSGNQYLLTIMCTSTRFPEAIPLRKITAPVIVKSLIKFFSLFGLPRTIQSDQGTNFMSRVFKQALDQLHIKHCTSSCYHPESQGALERFHQTLKSMLRAFCLEFQKDWDEGVPMVMFAVREVVQESLGFSPAELVFGHIVRGPLKLIKDHWTSDVSPINILDYVSEFRFKLHRACELAKQNLKTSQRQMKERFDRGAKCRSFVPGDKVLVLMPTPGSALQARYYGPYHVKEKVSELDYVIATSDRRKKSRLCHINMLKPYIERPPDSSGKSAVLIVASTDSSVTQGHALSSAEPLTRPLCSVADVPSTLEDDIEFPSTELVAGRLNNSKIIQHLDSYLSHLIAVERDDMTKIIRTYGNLFSDVPSRTTLIEHDIDVGNSLPIKQHAYRVSPEKRTQLQKEVAFMLENNIAEPSFSPWSSPCLLVKKSDGTFRFCTDFRRVNSVTKPDSYPLPRMEDCVDRVGNAAFVTKIDLLKGYWQVPLSERAKEISAFVTPDYFLHYTVMAFGLRNAPATFQRLVNRVIEGMRNVEAYLDDLVIYSASWSEHLEQIENLFSRLSRANLTVNLAKCEFGRATVTYLGKIVGGGQVRPVESKVEAITNFPVPKTRRDLRRFLGMVGYYRNFCKNFSAVASPLTDLLSPKVPFQWSNECQMSFERVKALLINSPVLSAPDFSTPFCLAVDASDTGAGAVLLQRDQDGVEHPVCYFSRKFNKHQRCYSTIEKEALALILAIQHFDVYIGSVSHPLIVYTDHNPLVFLSRMKNNNQRLMRWSLFLQTFEVDIRHIRGKDNIIADALSRV